In Lewinellaceae bacterium, a single window of DNA contains:
- a CDS encoding tetratricopeptide repeat protein, translating to MKIKQHILGILLVLAGCCPLALTAQEGRVSEDDVNLQKIFIDANREKLLGNYDNAIALLKEVLKKDSRNAAAAFELGRAYEATEDDEKAIKSVKNAIEWDPQNTWYLKFLADLYQKLNRNEEAAQAYERIVELEPNDEYNYFRWAYFLVRADEISNALKVYNLLEKRIGVNEEVIRRKHSLYLGTGDNKKAARELERLIEAFPKDMEYRHLLAGFYQQIGEEDKAKQVYREILGLDPGNARAQLALAGDPGQAQGELQFLESLKPVFRQEGVSIDLKIGQLMPFIQRVADTGDQQLAAAALELAAILEEAHPNEAKAFSASGDLLYYSGKKQEALEKYRKTLQLDDTVFLVWEQVMHIYREEKQYRELFDFSERAIDYFPNQAIAYYLHGVAADELGERQEALSVLQQALLMSGNNGFLQMQIHSRLGLVYNGMEQYERSDQSFEAALALNSKSPDALSQYAFALAERGERLDKAREMAALANDILPKQAEYLFTYGWVLYQMKDYKKAREWMEKALRNGGDKDPRMLEHYGDVLYQLNETAQAIEYWRQARQQGSDSELLEKKIADKKLYE from the coding sequence ATGAAAATAAAGCAACATATTCTTGGAATCCTGCTCGTACTGGCGGGGTGTTGCCCTCTGGCGCTCACCGCCCAGGAAGGGCGGGTCAGCGAAGATGACGTTAACCTGCAAAAAATATTTATCGACGCCAACCGGGAGAAATTGCTGGGCAACTACGACAATGCCATAGCCCTTCTCAAGGAAGTGTTGAAAAAAGATTCCAGAAATGCGGCGGCGGCTTTCGAACTCGGACGGGCTTACGAAGCAACCGAAGACGATGAAAAGGCCATCAAATCGGTAAAGAATGCCATCGAGTGGGACCCTCAGAACACCTGGTACCTCAAATTTCTGGCAGACCTCTACCAAAAACTCAACCGCAACGAAGAAGCGGCGCAGGCTTATGAGCGCATCGTCGAACTGGAACCCAACGATGAGTACAACTACTTTCGCTGGGCCTATTTTCTGGTCCGCGCCGATGAGATCAGCAATGCGCTCAAAGTGTACAACCTGCTGGAAAAAAGGATTGGCGTCAACGAAGAGGTCATCCGCCGGAAACACTCTCTTTACCTGGGCACCGGCGATAACAAAAAAGCAGCCCGGGAACTGGAACGCCTGATTGAAGCTTTCCCGAAAGATATGGAATACCGCCACCTTCTGGCTGGGTTTTACCAGCAGATCGGCGAGGAAGATAAGGCCAAACAGGTATACCGGGAGATTCTTGGCCTGGACCCGGGCAACGCCAGAGCACAACTGGCCCTGGCCGGCGATCCTGGCCAGGCACAGGGGGAACTGCAGTTCCTGGAATCGCTCAAACCGGTGTTTCGCCAGGAAGGGGTGAGCATAGACCTGAAGATCGGCCAGCTCATGCCTTTCATTCAACGCGTGGCGGATACCGGCGACCAGCAACTGGCCGCCGCCGCCCTGGAGCTGGCCGCCATCCTGGAGGAGGCCCACCCCAACGAGGCCAAGGCCTTTTCGGCTTCCGGCGACCTGCTCTATTACTCCGGCAAAAAGCAGGAGGCCCTGGAAAAATACAGGAAAACGCTGCAACTGGACGATACCGTCTTCCTGGTATGGGAACAGGTTATGCACATATACCGGGAAGAAAAGCAATACCGGGAATTGTTCGATTTCAGCGAACGGGCTATAGATTACTTTCCAAACCAGGCGATCGCATACTACCTTCACGGTGTGGCTGCCGACGAACTGGGGGAAAGACAGGAAGCCCTTTCCGTCTTGCAACAAGCCCTGCTGATGTCTGGCAATAATGGGTTTCTTCAGATGCAAATCCACTCGCGGCTCGGCCTGGTCTACAACGGCATGGAGCAGTACGAACGGTCCGACCAGTCGTTTGAAGCCGCCCTGGCCCTAAACTCCAAGTCTCCCGATGCGCTCAGCCAATATGCTTTTGCCCTGGCCGAACGGGGAGAACGCCTGGATAAAGCCCGCGAAATGGCGGCGCTGGCCAATGACATCCTTCCCAAACAGGCGGAATACCTGTTTACCTATGGATGGGTCCTCTACCAGATGAAAGACTACAAGAAGGCCAGAGAATGGATGGAAAAAGCGCTCCGGAACGGTGGCGACAAAGACCCCCGCATGCTCGAACACTACGGGGATGTGCTTTACCAGCTCAATGAAACCGCCCAGGCTATCGAATACTGGAGGCAAGCCCGCCAGCAGGGCAGCGATTCGGAATTGCTGGAGAAAAAGATCGCCGACAAGAAGTTGTATGAGTAG